The proteins below are encoded in one region of Rhododendron vialii isolate Sample 1 chromosome 7a, ASM3025357v1:
- the LOC131332762 gene encoding uncharacterized protein LOC131332762 — MDNVIQKWKVEKTKLSKWLAEEDKALLNLFYDLNQGHANEEVWTDNETCYTITFKSIIKLLDDLDMGNEVINGYTSMLKREQEVKQLTHGNSAFFTSSCWTLIKMANQSPKKYLIDSKLEQLYDELHDKGLDYFRYFVFPMNSSGNKTNKNSPYHWIVLVYDMQEEEWKHFNSLKPRKKLKSGDPYLKDAVMVVKKPSPLSYLLI, encoded by the exons ATGGATAATGTGATACaaaaatggaaagttgaaaaaacaaaattgagtaAATGGCTGGCAGAAGAAGACAAAGCTTTGCTGAATCTATTCTATGACCTAAACCAGGGGCATGCGAA TGAAGAAGTTTGGACGGACAACGAAACATGTTATACCATAACTTTCAAGTCAATAATAAAGCTTTTGGATGACCTagacatggggaacgaagtaaTAAACGGGTACACATCAATGCTGAAAAGGGAGCAGGAAGTTAAACAACTAACGCATGGAAATAGTGCGTTCTTCACATCCAGCTGCTGG ACACTTATCAAAATGGCAAATCAGTCCCCTAAAAAGTACCTCATTGATAGTAAACTTGAACAACTCTATGACGAATTACATGATAAGGGCTTAGATTACTTTCGGTACTTTGTTTTCCCGATGAACTCTTCAGGAAATAAGACGAACAAAAACAGTCCATATCATTGGATTGTGCTTGTTTATGATATGCAAGAGGAGGAATGGAAGCATTTCAATTCATTGAAACCAAGAAAGAAGTTGAAATCAGGTGACCCTTACCTTAAAGATGCTGTAATGGTGGTAAAAAAACCTTCACCTCtctcttatttgcttatttaa